From the genome of Segatella hominis, one region includes:
- a CDS encoding type II toxin-antitoxin system HicA family toxin, giving the protein MKKYKVKDVLQMLKKDGWYLARTKGDHRQFKHPSKPGTVTIRGKENEVLNQFLLNSIWHQAGWK; this is encoded by the coding sequence ATGAAAAAGTACAAAGTCAAAGATGTTTTGCAGATGTTGAAGAAAGATGGTTGGTATTTGGCGAGAACCAAGGGTGACCATAGACAATTCAAGCATCCTTCCAAGCCTGGAACCGTAACGATTAGAGGTAAGGAAAATGAAGTGCTGAATCAATTTCTTCTTAATAGCATCTGGCACCAGGCAGGTTGGAAGTAA
- a CDS encoding type II toxin-antitoxin system HicB family antitoxin, producing MEKIIVNVAWCDKNFGGSLGSNVPGAVVFTAPTFEALQKEAKDSLEFHVEGLVENGEDVPEWLKNGDYEFVYNYQDATTLLKAYSPYVSLAAISRASGINQSLLSHYVNGLKKPREQQRKRIVDGLHKIGSDLLSVMCV from the coding sequence ATGGAAAAGATTATTGTTAATGTTGCGTGGTGTGACAAGAATTTTGGCGGTTCTCTTGGTAGTAATGTACCAGGTGCGGTAGTTTTTACAGCACCAACCTTTGAAGCTTTGCAAAAGGAGGCAAAGGATAGTTTAGAGTTTCATGTTGAAGGTCTTGTGGAAAATGGAGAAGATGTTCCGGAATGGCTGAAGAATGGCGATTATGAGTTTGTGTATAACTATCAGGATGCAACTACTCTTTTGAAGGCATATTCTCCATACGTTTCTCTAGCGGCAATTAGTCGTGCTTCTGGAATAAACCAAAGTCTTTTATCACACTATGTGAATGGATTGAAGAAACCACGTGAGCAGCAGCGTAAACGTATTGTTGATGGTCTTCATAAAATAGGATCAGATTTACTATCGGTTATGTGTGTATGA
- a CDS encoding glycoside hydrolase family 25 protein: MKKGLKYTLVSLGSLVVLAGVGLGIMYVVSPYNVKRWLGIASSYSDVFVDRLKGQPYTRGGYDGIDVSKHNGVIKWKEIAKNKRIKFVYIRATHGKGYVDRHYRRNIRLARKYGLKVGSYHLMSAGSSVTAQFRDFQKMVKKGEQDLIPVLDVEEKGIQGRWKGRQLQDSIQVFADLVKKHYGKYPIIYSNESFYNKEMGAKFNRYYLFIANYNSRQPPIDGRGKCNIWQYSETGHLHGIGERIDLSRFMNGTTIKDLML, translated from the coding sequence ATGAAGAAAGGATTAAAATATACTTTGGTTTCCTTAGGCAGCCTGGTCGTTTTGGCTGGTGTTGGTCTGGGAATCATGTATGTGGTGTCGCCATATAATGTGAAGCGATGGTTAGGCATCGCTTCATCTTATTCAGATGTGTTCGTTGATAGATTGAAAGGGCAACCTTATACTCGTGGCGGATATGACGGCATTGATGTATCGAAACACAATGGAGTTATCAAGTGGAAGGAAATAGCGAAGAATAAGCGAATCAAGTTCGTTTATATCAGAGCTACACATGGTAAAGGATATGTGGATCGACATTATCGCCGAAATATCAGACTGGCTCGTAAATATGGATTGAAGGTGGGATCTTATCATCTGATGTCTGCCGGCTCTTCAGTAACTGCTCAGTTCCGGGATTTCCAAAAGATGGTGAAGAAGGGCGAGCAGGACTTGATTCCTGTATTGGATGTGGAGGAGAAAGGCATCCAGGGAAGATGGAAGGGACGACAGCTGCAGGATAGCATACAGGTGTTTGCTGATTTAGTGAAAAAACACTATGGCAAGTATCCTATCATCTATAGCAACGAGAGCTTCTATAATAAGGAGATGGGGGCGAAGTTCAATCGCTATTATCTCTTCATCGCCAATTATAACTCCCGACAACCCCCTATTGACGGCAGAGGAAAGTGCAATATCTGGCAGTATTCCGAAACCGGACATTTGCATGGTATTGGAGAAAGGATAGATTTAAGCAGATTCATGAATGGTACAACCATCAAGGATTTGATGCTATAG